One genomic segment of Stenotrophomonas sp. 704A1 includes these proteins:
- a CDS encoding NAD(P)H-binding protein, which yields MADSAPLKILLTGATGLVGQGVARACLASPHVARTVALVRSDGALDARIDRLVLADFRQAATLATQLAGFDACFYCAGAPPLGTAEALYRQVTVDATVAVAAAWAVHNPQGRFLYVSGAHADPRSRIMPLRVKGEVEAALVQLPVRSVMLRPAGVRPVAGTGSRHVLLQPLYRVGGPLMSLAGRALPALVTSNETIGRAMIALALASDPPPVLECAQINRWGAGRAH from the coding sequence ATGGCTGACTCCGCCCCACTGAAGATCCTGCTGACCGGCGCGACCGGCCTGGTCGGGCAGGGGGTTGCCCGCGCCTGCCTGGCCTCGCCGCACGTCGCGCGCACGGTGGCGCTGGTCCGCAGCGACGGCGCGCTGGATGCGCGTATCGACCGGCTCGTGCTGGCCGACTTCCGCCAGGCTGCCACGTTGGCGACGCAGCTGGCCGGCTTCGACGCGTGCTTCTACTGCGCGGGTGCTCCACCGCTGGGCACGGCCGAGGCCCTGTATCGGCAGGTGACCGTCGATGCCACCGTGGCCGTGGCCGCGGCGTGGGCCGTGCACAACCCACAGGGGCGCTTCCTGTATGTCTCCGGCGCACATGCGGATCCGCGCAGCCGCATCATGCCGCTGCGGGTCAAGGGCGAGGTCGAGGCCGCGCTGGTGCAGCTTCCCGTTCGCAGCGTGATGCTGCGGCCGGCGGGGGTACGGCCGGTGGCGGGAACCGGCAGCCGGCACGTGCTGCTGCAGCCGCTGTACCGCGTCGGCGGGCCGCTGATGTCACTCGCTGGCCGGGCGTTGCCCGCACTGGTCACCAGCAACGAGACGATTGGACGGGCGATGATCGCGCTGGCCCTGGCCAGCGATCCGCCGCCGGTGCTGGAGTGTGCGCAGATCAACCGCTGGGGCGCTGGCCGCGCGCACTGA
- a CDS encoding ChrR family anti-sigma-E factor — protein sequence MNPHHHLHESTLLSYAAGALPEPLSIVAGTHLEQCAHCRQRLRDAEAIGSVLLEQTQPAAAEARQATLRQAMLAQLDDQPDGVRPPAPQPRVAERPGADPDALPAALHPFFGDSLRRLRWRWIAPGVHCIRAEQMESLIMLRIAPGKCLPMHSHGRSELTQILRGAYNDALGLFAPGDVADLDEAVEHQPVTAPGVPCICVSALDAPLVFSGWLARRIQRFVKL from the coding sequence GTGAATCCGCACCATCACCTGCACGAATCGACCCTGCTGAGCTACGCCGCCGGTGCGTTGCCGGAGCCGTTGAGCATTGTCGCCGGCACCCATCTGGAACAGTGCGCGCACTGCCGGCAGCGCCTGCGCGATGCCGAGGCGATCGGTTCGGTGCTGCTGGAGCAGACCCAACCTGCGGCTGCAGAGGCACGCCAGGCCACGCTCAGGCAGGCCATGCTGGCGCAGCTGGATGATCAGCCGGATGGCGTCCGGCCGCCCGCTCCTCAGCCGCGCGTCGCGGAGCGGCCGGGTGCCGACCCCGATGCGCTGCCGGCCGCGCTGCACCCGTTCTTCGGCGACTCGCTGCGCCGCCTGCGCTGGCGCTGGATCGCGCCGGGGGTGCACTGCATCCGCGCCGAACAGATGGAGTCGCTGATCATGCTGCGGATCGCACCGGGCAAGTGCCTGCCGATGCACAGCCATGGCCGCAGCGAACTGACGCAGATCCTGCGCGGTGCCTACAATGACGCGCTGGGACTGTTCGCGCCGGGTGACGTGGCCGATCTGGACGAAGCGGTCGAGCATCAGCCGGTGACCGCGCCGGGCGTGCCGTGCATCTGCGTTTCGGCGCTGGATGCACCGCTGGTGTTCAGCGGCTGGCTGGCGCGCCGGATCCAGCGTTTCGTGAAACTCTAG
- a CDS encoding sigma-70 family RNA polymerase sigma factor, whose amino-acid sequence MYRPPASPFHSLDATRIVSSSQQPNNEPLNWTGDMDGVARLRDRDCFMRIYDHFMPRLCLYLRGLGAPEAVAEELAQECLLRLWLRAAEFDPAQGALSTWLFRIGRNLHIDRVRRERSWMLVQDAVETAAAGDASERSSAEQFADHARLRQRINELPATQARLVRMSYFEAKSHSEIAQALGMPLGTVKSHLRRAFLQLQSRVGGAS is encoded by the coding sequence ATGTACCGTCCCCCCGCCAGCCCCTTCCACTCCCTCGACGCCACGCGGATCGTGTCCAGCTCACAGCAGCCCAACAATGAGCCGTTGAACTGGACCGGTGACATGGACGGCGTCGCGCGGCTGCGCGACCGTGACTGCTTCATGCGCATCTACGACCACTTCATGCCGCGCCTGTGCCTTTACCTGCGTGGCCTGGGGGCGCCGGAGGCGGTGGCCGAGGAGCTGGCGCAGGAATGCCTGCTGCGCCTGTGGCTGCGCGCGGCCGAGTTCGATCCGGCGCAGGGCGCGCTGAGCACCTGGCTGTTCCGCATCGGCCGCAACCTGCATATCGACCGCGTGCGCCGCGAGCGCAGCTGGATGCTGGTACAGGATGCGGTGGAGACGGCCGCGGCGGGCGATGCCAGCGAACGCAGCAGCGCCGAACAGTTCGCCGACCATGCGCGGCTGCGGCAGCGCATCAACGAACTGCCGGCCACCCAGGCCCGGCTGGTCCGCATGTCCTATTTCGAGGCCAAGAGCCACAGTGAGATCGCCCAGGCGCTGGGCATGCCACTGGGTACGGTCAAGTCGCACCTGCGGCGCGCGTTCCTGCAGCTGCAGAGCAGGGTGGGGGGCGCGTCGTGA
- a CDS encoding acyl-CoA desaturase: protein MASAAPPLRRRSSPLRTVLRWFDTSAAREADGDDSRAARIDWLRALPFVGLHVACVAVIWVGVSWIAVAVAAFLYAVRMFAITAFYHRYFSHRTFEASRPVQFVFAVIGAASVQRGPLWWAAHHRHHHRHADQAEDPHSPRAGGFWRSHMGWFLTRGAFATDLRRIPDLARYPELRWLDRFDTAVPVLLAAALYGLGATLERLAPGLHTSGPQLLVWGFFISTVVLFHATVTINSLAHRFGRRRFDTRDDSRNNLWLALLTFGEGWHNNHHFFPGTVRQGFRWWEIDLTWYGLRAMAALGLVSGLKPIPAWVLAKARY, encoded by the coding sequence ATGGCCTCCGCAGCGCCTCCGCTTCGCCGCCGTTCCTCCCCGCTGCGCACCGTGCTGCGCTGGTTCGATACCAGCGCAGCGCGTGAGGCGGACGGCGACGACAGCCGCGCTGCGCGCATCGACTGGCTGCGCGCCCTGCCCTTCGTCGGCCTGCATGTGGCGTGCGTTGCGGTGATCTGGGTGGGCGTGTCCTGGATTGCGGTGGCGGTGGCCGCGTTCCTGTATGCGGTCAGGATGTTCGCCATCACAGCGTTCTATCACCGCTACTTTTCGCACCGTACCTTCGAGGCCTCGCGCCCGGTGCAGTTCGTGTTTGCCGTCATCGGCGCGGCCAGTGTGCAGCGCGGGCCGCTGTGGTGGGCAGCGCATCACCGCCACCACCATCGCCATGCCGATCAGGCCGAAGACCCGCACTCTCCCCGCGCGGGGGGCTTCTGGCGCAGCCACATGGGCTGGTTCCTGACCCGCGGCGCGTTCGCCACCGACCTGCGGCGCATTCCCGACCTTGCGCGCTACCCGGAGCTGCGCTGGCTGGACCGGTTCGACACCGCGGTGCCGGTGCTGCTGGCCGCCGCGTTGTATGGACTGGGCGCGACGCTGGAGCGCCTCGCACCGGGGCTGCACACGTCCGGCCCGCAACTGCTGGTCTGGGGCTTCTTCATCTCCACCGTCGTGCTGTTCCATGCCACGGTCACCATCAATTCGCTGGCACACCGTTTCGGGCGCCGCCGCTTCGATACCCGCGATGACAGCCGCAACAACCTGTGGCTGGCGCTGCTGACCTTCGGCGAGGGCTGGCACAACAACCACCACTTCTTCCCCGGCACCGTGCGCCAGGGCTTCCGCTGGTGGGAAATCGACCTGACCTGGTACGGCCTGCGCGCCATGGCGGCGTTGGGCCTGGTGAGCGGACTCAAGCCGATCCCTGCCTGGGTGCTGGCCAAGGCGAGGTACTGA
- a CDS encoding NAD(P)/FAD-dependent oxidoreductase, protein MRIAVIGSGIAGLATAWGLDAEHEVTLFEAADHLGGHTHTHQVRVDGHPMAVDTGFIVFNPQHYPLLTALFEQLQVASQPTTMSFSMHSERSGVEYNATSLDGLFCQRRNLLSPRFWGMLADLRRFYRHAPALLDERDGPTLGAYLQRERYGRAFIDEHLLPMASALWSSPTASLLDFPARYLVQFMANHQMLQISGRPQWRVVTGGSARYVDALRARWRVRERLECPVHAVERLPWGIRVHSAAGIEGFDEVVLACHSDQALALLDDPSANEREVLGAIRYQPNEVVLHTDAALLPRNRKAWAAWNAHVPRDPAAPCTVSYCMNLLQGLPGTTPVVVTLNRSEAIDPALVLRRLQYAHPVHDHAAVRAQQRWAEVQGHRHTWFAGAYWGWGFHEDGMRSAQRVVDALGRRVAEQRRTLTLEMPA, encoded by the coding sequence ATGCGCATCGCGGTCATCGGTTCCGGTATCGCCGGCCTGGCCACGGCCTGGGGGCTGGATGCCGAGCACGAGGTCACCCTGTTCGAGGCCGCCGACCATCTGGGCGGCCATACCCACACCCACCAGGTACGGGTCGATGGCCACCCGATGGCCGTCGATACCGGCTTCATCGTGTTCAATCCGCAGCACTATCCGCTGCTGACCGCCCTGTTCGAGCAGCTGCAGGTGGCGTCACAGCCGACCACCATGAGCTTTTCCATGCACAGCGAACGCAGTGGCGTGGAGTACAACGCCACCTCGCTCGACGGCCTGTTCTGCCAGCGCCGCAACCTGCTCTCGCCGCGCTTCTGGGGAATGCTGGCCGATCTGCGCCGCTTCTATCGGCATGCACCGGCGCTGCTGGACGAGCGTGACGGGCCGACGCTGGGCGCGTACCTGCAGCGCGAGCGCTATGGCCGCGCGTTCATCGACGAACACCTGCTGCCGATGGCCTCGGCGCTATGGTCGTCGCCCACCGCCTCGCTGCTCGACTTCCCCGCGCGCTACCTGGTGCAGTTCATGGCCAACCACCAGATGCTGCAGATCAGCGGACGGCCGCAGTGGCGGGTGGTGACGGGCGGCTCGGCCCGTTACGTGGACGCGCTGCGCGCACGCTGGCGGGTGCGTGAACGGCTGGAATGCCCGGTGCATGCAGTCGAGCGCCTGCCGTGGGGCATCCGGGTCCACAGTGCCGCCGGCATCGAAGGCTTCGATGAAGTGGTGCTGGCCTGCCACAGCGACCAGGCGCTGGCGCTGCTCGATGACCCCAGTGCCAACGAACGCGAGGTGCTGGGTGCGATCCGCTACCAGCCCAACGAGGTCGTCCTGCACACCGACGCTGCACTGCTGCCGCGCAACCGCAAGGCCTGGGCGGCGTGGAATGCACACGTGCCGCGCGACCCTGCCGCGCCCTGCACGGTCAGCTACTGCATGAACCTGCTGCAGGGCCTGCCCGGCACGACGCCGGTGGTGGTCACGCTGAACCGCAGCGAGGCGATCGATCCGGCGTTGGTCCTGCGCCGCCTGCAGTATGCGCATCCGGTGCATGACCACGCCGCCGTGCGCGCGCAGCAGCGCTGGGCCGAGGTGCAGGGCCACCGCCACACCTGGTTTGCCGGCGCCTACTGGGGCTGGGGCTTCCATGAGGACGGCATGCGCAGTGCGCAGCGTGTGGTGGATGCACTTGGCCGGCGCGTTGCCGAACAGCGGAGAACGCTGACGCTGGAGATGCCGGCATGA
- a CDS encoding DUF1365 domain-containing protein, whose amino-acid sequence MSASAIYTGHVEHRRHHPQPHRFRYPIAQLLLDLDELDQVFSGRWLWSVGRRNLAEFRRSDYLGDPAVPLADAVRARAATRLGRLPAGPVRVLTHLRMGGHVFNPVSFYYCYQADGSTLDCIVAEITNTPWKERHAYVLPVAEALPQGRALRWQFDKRFHVSPFMPMDCAYDWRFTAPADDLRVHMQVWRDGRRQFDATQCMQRRALDARGLAHVLAAYPLMTLQVVAAIHWQALRLWIKRTPVHDHPSPAEKSR is encoded by the coding sequence ATGAGCGCCAGCGCGATCTACACCGGCCATGTCGAGCATCGCCGCCATCATCCGCAACCCCATCGGTTCCGCTACCCCATTGCCCAGCTGCTGCTGGACCTCGATGAACTGGACCAGGTGTTCAGCGGACGCTGGCTGTGGTCGGTTGGCCGCCGCAACCTGGCCGAGTTCCGCCGCAGCGACTATCTGGGCGACCCCGCCGTGCCGCTGGCCGATGCGGTCCGCGCCCGCGCCGCAACCCGGCTTGGCCGCCTGCCGGCCGGGCCGGTGCGCGTGCTGACCCATCTGCGCATGGGCGGCCATGTGTTCAATCCGGTCAGCTTCTACTACTGCTACCAGGCGGACGGCAGCACCCTGGACTGCATCGTCGCCGAGATCACCAACACGCCCTGGAAGGAACGGCATGCCTATGTGCTGCCGGTGGCCGAGGCGTTGCCACAGGGCCGCGCACTGCGCTGGCAGTTCGACAAACGCTTCCACGTCTCGCCGTTCATGCCGATGGATTGCGCCTATGACTGGCGCTTCACTGCGCCCGCTGACGATCTGCGCGTGCACATGCAGGTCTGGCGCGATGGCAGGCGCCAGTTCGACGCGACCCAGTGCATGCAGCGCCGGGCCCTGGACGCGCGCGGCCTGGCCCACGTGCTGGCGGCCTATCCGCTGATGACCCTGCAGGTGGTCGCCGCCATCCACTGGCAGGCGCTGCGCCTGTGGATCAAGCGCACCCCGGTCCACGACCACCCCTCCCCAGCCGAGAAATCACGATGA
- a CDS encoding SAM-dependent methyltransferase, with protein MNPITRAVPLPRPTSLDAFLRGRLLAQLAPLRGGRLCVRDACGEVLLGDAAADLQATVTIDDPAFYRKVAAQGSVGAGESYIHGDWQCDDLVALVRLLVRNRDLLDGMEGGPARAAGWLLRGWNRLRRNSREGSRRNIAAHYDLGNDFFALFLSPDLMYSSALFAAADEPLEAASRRKLERICQQLQLQPGDRVVEIGTGWGGFALHAAQHHGCHVTTTTLSAEQHALASQRVRDAGLQDRVTVLMQDYRDLQGQFDKLVSIEMIEAIGAEYLDTYMATLQRLLAPDGLALLQAITIEDHRYEQARRSVDYIKRFVFPGSFIPSLTAILSAKTRASDLQLLAQHDFGASYALTLHAWRQRFLAQLPAVRAQGFDDRFCRLWEFYLAYCEGGFLERSIGVSHLLLARPGYRPGLADARTH; from the coding sequence ATGAACCCGATCACCCGCGCGGTCCCCCTGCCCCGCCCCACCAGCCTGGATGCGTTCCTGCGCGGACGCCTGCTGGCCCAGCTGGCGCCGCTGCGCGGTGGTCGCCTGTGCGTGCGTGATGCGTGCGGCGAGGTGCTGCTCGGTGATGCCGCCGCGGACCTGCAGGCAACCGTGACCATCGACGACCCGGCCTTCTATCGCAAGGTGGCCGCGCAGGGCAGCGTGGGGGCCGGCGAAAGCTACATCCACGGTGACTGGCAGTGCGACGACCTGGTGGCGCTGGTGCGGCTGCTGGTGCGCAACCGCGACCTGCTGGACGGCATGGAGGGTGGACCGGCCCGCGCCGCAGGCTGGCTGCTGCGCGGCTGGAACCGCCTGCGGCGCAACAGCCGCGAAGGCAGCCGCCGCAACATCGCCGCACATTACGACCTCGGCAACGATTTCTTCGCGTTGTTCCTGTCACCGGACCTGATGTACTCCTCGGCGTTGTTCGCTGCCGCCGACGAACCGCTGGAGGCCGCGTCGCGGCGCAAGCTCGAACGCATCTGCCAGCAGCTGCAGCTGCAGCCCGGCGATCGCGTGGTGGAGATCGGCACCGGCTGGGGCGGCTTCGCCCTGCACGCAGCGCAGCACCATGGCTGCCACGTCACCACCACCACCCTCTCCGCCGAGCAGCATGCCCTGGCCAGCCAGCGCGTGCGCGACGCCGGGCTGCAGGATCGGGTCACCGTGCTGATGCAGGACTACCGTGACCTGCAGGGCCAGTTCGACAAACTGGTCTCCATCGAGATGATCGAGGCCATTGGCGCCGAGTACCTGGACACCTACATGGCCACGCTGCAGCGCCTGCTTGCACCCGATGGCCTGGCCCTGCTGCAGGCCATCACCATTGAAGACCATCGCTACGAACAGGCGCGGCGCAGTGTGGACTACATCAAGCGCTTCGTGTTTCCCGGCAGCTTCATCCCCTCGCTCACGGCGATCCTGTCGGCCAAGACCCGCGCCAGCGACCTGCAGCTGCTGGCCCAGCACGACTTCGGCGCGTCCTATGCGCTGACCCTGCACGCCTGGCGCCAGCGCTTCCTGGCGCAGCTGCCTGCGGTGCGTGCGCAGGGCTTCGACGATCGTTTCTGCCGGCTGTGGGAGTTCTATCTGGCGTACTGCGAGGGCGGCTTCCTGGAGCGTTCCATCGGCGTGTCGCACCTGCTGCTGGCGCGCCCGGGCTACCGGCCCGGCCTCGCCGACGCGCGGACGCACTGA
- a CDS encoding DUF2878 domain-containing protein, translating into MGNRPTRAAWVNLLGNQLVWLCAVAGAGRGWQWPALLAATAFVGSQLRASAHPGLDLRLVLLALACAWLVDGGAAATGTVRYAASPWAGAPPLWIFALWAAFAMTLTHSMQFLQRHRVLPLAMALLAPLAYLSAARGFQAVHFPPPAWHGLAVLAAGWCLALPLLVGLARRGDLSRRDRAPDGAVR; encoded by the coding sequence ATGGGGAACCGGCCGACACGCGCTGCCTGGGTCAACCTGCTCGGCAACCAGCTGGTCTGGCTGTGCGCGGTGGCCGGTGCGGGGCGCGGCTGGCAATGGCCGGCGCTGCTGGCGGCCACCGCGTTCGTGGGCAGTCAGCTGCGGGCGTCGGCGCATCCCGGCCTGGATCTGCGCCTGGTGCTGCTGGCCCTGGCCTGCGCGTGGCTGGTCGATGGCGGTGCCGCGGCCACGGGCACGGTGCGCTATGCGGCCTCGCCGTGGGCAGGGGCGCCGCCGCTGTGGATCTTTGCACTGTGGGCGGCGTTTGCGATGACGCTGACCCATTCGATGCAGTTCCTGCAGCGCCATCGCGTGCTGCCACTGGCCATGGCCCTGCTGGCGCCGCTGGCCTACCTTTCCGCCGCACGCGGCTTCCAGGCGGTGCACTTCCCGCCACCGGCCTGGCACGGCCTGGCCGTGCTCGCGGCGGGCTGGTGCCTGGCCCTGCCGCTGCTGGTCGGGCTGGCCCGGCGCGGTGACCTGTCCCGGCGCGATCGCGCCCCTGATGGAGCCGTCCGATGA
- a CDS encoding DUF1295 domain-containing protein, which produces MSHLGWVVLYAVLIMTWGWAWQRRHQNIGIVDVLWAKGVAAGALLLAWLGDGDAGPRIALAVLGGLWGSRLALHLWRRVRSEAEDGRYRYLREYWHGHQGRIFGFFMAQAALVALFALPFVAVASTPQRASPAWTIAAVAVWLLSVGGESLADRQLARFRADPGNRGRTCRQGLWRYSRHPNYFFEWLHWFTYVLLAVGSPLWALAWAGPLLMYVFLRYLSGIPFTEKQALRSRGDDYRDYQRTTPMFFPWFPRASKEPSS; this is translated from the coding sequence ATGAGCCACCTCGGCTGGGTCGTGCTGTATGCCGTACTGATCATGACGTGGGGCTGGGCCTGGCAGCGCCGGCACCAGAACATCGGCATCGTCGATGTGCTGTGGGCCAAGGGCGTGGCTGCCGGCGCACTGCTGCTGGCCTGGCTCGGCGACGGTGACGCCGGGCCGCGCATCGCATTGGCGGTGCTGGGCGGGCTGTGGGGCAGCCGCCTGGCGCTGCATCTGTGGCGGCGCGTGCGCAGCGAAGCCGAGGACGGCCGCTACCGCTACCTGCGCGAGTACTGGCACGGCCACCAGGGCCGGATCTTCGGCTTCTTCATGGCCCAGGCCGCGCTGGTGGCGCTGTTCGCACTGCCGTTCGTGGCGGTGGCCAGCACGCCGCAGCGCGCATCCCCGGCATGGACGATCGCGGCGGTGGCGGTATGGCTGCTGAGCGTGGGCGGAGAAAGCCTGGCCGACCGCCAGCTGGCCCGCTTCCGCGCCGACCCGGGCAACCGTGGGCGGACCTGCCGCCAGGGCCTGTGGCGCTACTCGCGCCATCCGAACTACTTCTTCGAGTGGCTGCACTGGTTCACCTACGTGCTGCTGGCCGTCGGTTCACCGCTGTGGGCGCTGGCCTGGGCCGGCCCGCTGCTGATGTACGTGTTCCTGCGCTACCTCAGCGGCATTCCCTTCACCGAAAAGCAGGCCCTGCGCAGCCGCGGCGACGACTACCGCGACTACCAGCGCACCACGCCGATGTTCTTTCCCTGGTTTCCACGGGCTTCGAAGGAGCCGTCCTCATGA
- a CDS encoding SAM-dependent methyltransferase, which yields MTTATTPLPAATPELGLTGWAERGWLPDAVLRAGIRRLCAQRLREESAGGLQAQSQRFAQRLAELADSPLALHVDAANQQHYEVPADFFQACLGHRLKYSSCYYRTGHETLDQAEDAMLALYAQRAGLADGQQILELGCGWGSLTLWMAERFPAARITAVSNSHSQRGYILGQCQQRGLRNVEVLTRDVNLLALPAAGFDRCVSVEMFEHVRNYRQLLARIAGWLKPEGALFVHIFAHRTLMYPFETEGDDNWMGRHFFTGGLMPAADTLLHFQHDLRLQERWLLDGTHYQRTANHWLANQDAARERLLPVLAGTYGGDAAARLWWQRWRMFWMACAELFGYDNGQQWLVAHYLFRPR from the coding sequence ATGACCACCGCCACCACCCCGCTCCCCGCTGCCACGCCCGAGCTCGGCCTGACCGGCTGGGCCGAGCGCGGCTGGCTGCCCGACGCCGTCCTGCGCGCTGGCATCCGCCGGCTGTGCGCGCAGCGCCTGCGGGAGGAATCCGCCGGTGGCCTGCAGGCCCAGTCGCAGCGCTTCGCGCAGCGCCTGGCCGAGCTGGCCGACAGTCCGCTGGCGCTGCACGTGGACGCCGCCAACCAGCAGCACTATGAGGTCCCGGCCGACTTCTTCCAGGCCTGCCTGGGGCACCGCCTGAAGTACAGCAGCTGCTACTACCGCACCGGTCACGAAACGCTGGACCAGGCCGAGGACGCAATGCTCGCGCTGTACGCGCAGCGTGCCGGCCTGGCCGACGGCCAGCAGATCCTGGAACTGGGCTGCGGCTGGGGATCACTGACCCTGTGGATGGCCGAACGCTTTCCGGCGGCGCGCATCACGGCGGTATCCAACTCACACAGCCAGCGCGGGTACATCCTGGGCCAGTGCCAGCAGCGCGGGCTGCGCAACGTGGAGGTCCTCACCCGCGACGTCAACCTGCTGGCATTGCCTGCGGCCGGCTTCGACCGCTGCGTATCGGTGGAGATGTTCGAGCACGTGCGCAACTACCGGCAACTGCTGGCCCGCATCGCCGGTTGGCTGAAGCCGGAGGGTGCACTGTTCGTGCACATCTTCGCGCATCGCACGCTGATGTATCCGTTCGAAACCGAGGGCGATGACAACTGGATGGGCCGGCACTTCTTCACCGGTGGCCTGATGCCGGCCGCCGACACGCTGCTGCATTTCCAGCACGATCTGCGGCTGCAGGAGCGTTGGCTGCTGGATGGCACCCATTACCAGCGCACCGCCAACCACTGGCTGGCCAACCAGGATGCCGCGCGCGAGCGCCTGCTGCCGGTACTGGCAGGCACCTATGGCGGCGATGCCGCCGCCCGCCTGTGGTGGCAGCGCTGGCGCATGTTCTGGATGGCCTGCGCCGAGCTGTTCGGCTATGACAATGGCCAGCAATGGCTGGTCGCCCACTACCTGTTCCGCCCGCGCTGA
- a CDS encoding lipocalin family protein produces MRPLSLIPLLAVALAGAGCSSHDTRPLPQPPKVDVPRFMGDWYVIAHIPSWPEREAFDAVESYALRSDGRIQTTFTYRKGSFQAPQTSMHPIGRVQDHGNGAVWGMQFIWPIQAEYIIAWLDEGYTQTIVARSKRDYVWYMARTPQVSDADYQQAVARIAAMGYDTRTLRRVPQSVRSE; encoded by the coding sequence ATGCGCCCGCTTTCCCTCATTCCGCTGCTGGCGGTCGCCCTGGCCGGCGCTGGTTGCAGCAGCCATGACACCCGCCCGCTGCCGCAGCCGCCGAAGGTGGACGTGCCGCGCTTCATGGGCGACTGGTATGTCATCGCGCACATTCCGTCCTGGCCCGAGCGCGAGGCCTTCGATGCGGTGGAAAGCTACGCCCTGCGCAGCGATGGCCGCATCCAGACCACCTTCACCTACCGCAAGGGCAGCTTCCAGGCGCCGCAGACATCGATGCACCCGATCGGCCGCGTACAGGATCACGGCAATGGTGCGGTCTGGGGCATGCAGTTCATCTGGCCGATCCAGGCCGAGTACATCATCGCCTGGCTCGACGAGGGCTACACCCAGACCATCGTGGCCCGCAGCAAGCGCGATTACGTGTGGTATATGGCGCGCACGCCGCAGGTGAGCGATGCCGACTACCAGCAGGCAGTGGCGCGCATCGCGGCGATGGGCTACGACACCCGCACCCTGCGCCGGGTGCCGCAATCGGTGCGTTCGGAGTGA
- a CDS encoding SPFH domain-containing protein, with amino-acid sequence MGLVQAVKGAVGGVLADQWKDFYTVPTGLPSTAALFAAVPRGTNAGRGSNTSGSSNVISNGSKIVVPEGYGLLLFQDGAITAFVAEPGGYEWRSDDLNSQSIFAGDGLVSTFIKQSWERFKFGGQPGSQQAAYFVSLKELPDNRFGTQSEIYWDDGFLNTQVGAVTRGSYTLKIIDPILFVKNFVPASYLQPGQVFDFTDLDNAAASQLFNEVVGSLAPAFSLYTNDPGKGNRITKLQQDSLGFAQSLSAAVEQGYQWKSDRGLAIVKTAIVSIEYDANTRELLKTVQRADALSGSRGNSNLQASVAQGIQSAGETGGAAGLVGVGMASGMFGAGSLQQPATPAAPAADDPVAKLKKAKEMLDLGLITQSDYDALKAKALGL; translated from the coding sequence ATGGGTCTGGTACAAGCGGTGAAGGGTGCAGTCGGCGGTGTACTGGCCGACCAGTGGAAGGACTTCTACACCGTGCCGACCGGTCTGCCATCGACGGCGGCGCTGTTTGCAGCGGTGCCGCGCGGCACCAATGCCGGGCGCGGCTCCAACACCAGCGGCTCGTCCAACGTCATCAGCAACGGCTCGAAGATCGTGGTGCCCGAAGGCTACGGCCTGCTGCTGTTCCAGGACGGCGCGATCACCGCCTTCGTCGCCGAACCCGGCGGCTACGAGTGGCGCTCGGATGATCTGAATTCGCAGTCGATCTTCGCCGGTGACGGCCTGGTCAGCACCTTCATCAAGCAGAGCTGGGAACGCTTCAAGTTCGGCGGCCAGCCGGGCTCGCAGCAGGCAGCGTATTTCGTCTCGCTGAAGGAGCTTCCGGACAACCGTTTCGGCACCCAGTCGGAAATCTACTGGGATGATGGCTTCCTCAATACCCAGGTGGGTGCAGTCACCCGCGGTTCGTACACGCTGAAGATCATCGACCCGATCCTGTTCGTGAAGAACTTCGTGCCGGCCAGCTATCTGCAGCCGGGCCAGGTGTTCGACTTTACCGATCTGGACAACGCCGCCGCCAGCCAGCTGTTCAATGAAGTGGTGGGTTCGCTGGCGCCGGCCTTCAGCCTGTATACCAACGATCCGGGCAAGGGCAACCGCATCACCAAGCTGCAGCAGGATTCGCTGGGCTTCGCGCAGAGCCTGTCGGCCGCCGTCGAACAGGGTTACCAGTGGAAGTCCGATCGCGGCCTGGCCATCGTCAAGACCGCCATCGTTTCCATCGAGTACGACGCCAACACCCGTGAACTGCTGAAGACCGTGCAGCGCGCCGATGCGCTGTCCGGTTCGCGCGGCAACTCGAACCTGCAGGCCAGCGTTGCCCAGGGCATCCAGTCCGCCGGCGAGACCGGAGGTGCGGCCGGCCTGGTCGGCGTGGGCATGGCCTCGGGCATGTTCGGCGCCGGCAGCCTGCAGCAACCGGCCACGCCGGCCGCACCGGCCGCTGACGATCCGGTGGCCAAGCTGAAGAAGGCCAAGGAAATGCTGGACCTGGGCCTGATCACCCAGAGCGACTACGACGCGCTGAAAGCCAAGGCGCTGGGGCTGTAA